In the genome of Carya illinoinensis cultivar Pawnee chromosome 13, C.illinoinensisPawnee_v1, whole genome shotgun sequence, the window gcccaaaaaataaaaattaaccgATATTTTATTCACGGGAGTAACACCATAATCCGTTACGAGCAGTGAATTTAATGGTATTTTgataagtatatatatgtatataaatcaACCGTTAAAATGTTGAGATGAGCATGAAACGTTGTCACGGTGCAGATGGAAGTAGCAATCATGAATAACTGGAGCTTAAGACGCGGGTGGTTTTGATGCAAAAGCAATCCTGAAAGGCTGGAAGCCTGAAACACACCTTAATAACAGTGATAATATTTTCACTAAGCTGTATGCCACCCAAAAACTCTTTCCTTCCTCGGAGGAGGTTGGAGTCAAAACTGTTCTTAAGAAATACAAAAGCAACATGCCCATGGAGTAAAGGCGTAATAACCCGAATGCAAACTGTGACAAAAACTTTAGCCATGCGCAATACAACATTGGTGAAAGTCTAATTATGTGCCATAGCTTTGCTACAAAATACAGCACTGAGACTTGCCCTCTCACATTGACAAATTATCTTCCATTAGTTAAGCTGCTTCCCTCAATACGGATATTCATAGTCAGGAAGTTGCCATTCTTATTGCGTATTCATTCTCATTTCACAACATCGCAAGAGCAACTTTTCCTAGTCTCTTCCAGCATTAACATTTGCTCCCAAATTCGTACAATGCAATCCAACTTTCATCCCACTCGCGCTGCTTATCAAACTAGTTTTCTGAATTACCTGAAAGTTGAACAGCATATTAAACAACAACAAatcatgataattttttttttttcggtaaataagaattttcttGCAAATAGGCGAAGACAAGTACACGCGACATATACAAGAATTACACCTAGGCATGACTGTCTaatgatacaagaaaatcatgataaTAATGATAAAGAGAATACCTCACTCTTTAAAGCAAAAAAACCAAAACGTCTAGTTCATGTCTGCTTTCCACATCGAAATATCATCTCTCCAGACTGCAGGCTCGATAAATGAGCTAATCCAAAAGCAATAAGAAGCCACCCAAACTTCAACAGGCTGAAGCAGCATAGAATAAAAAACTCCATTTCATACCCAATTTAATGCCACATCAGATTTGGACATGATCATCCCATACCGAAGCCAGGAATAAGCTGGATTTCAAGAGGTTTCTTAGCAATCCCAAGTGTTTCTAAAGGATTGTTTCTATATTCAATTGGGATAGGAGCCTCTTTGGAGGAATCTCATAGTCGTTTTAtactagtttctttttcatgtcATTGTATCTGATCCTGCCAAGGTCCGTATCTGATACCTAAATGAGATAGCCACCTTGTGCACATGGGGTATACTTTCCAGATTTTATAGTAATTATGCCTCCAGTAATTTCAGTATTGAATGAAATACGATCCCATGTCATTATGAAGATGGTTGCTCTTTTAAAGTACACCAGCCACTTGACACAATTGCCATGTGTATAAGTTCCAAATGGAACATAATAGATATTAACATTTTCGTTGTGCtggaattttaaatttcaaaagttCAAGCTTTTGCTTCATCAACGAAATATGTGTCGTACTAACAATTTCACACTACGAGTCCAGGCACAGCCATTTGACTCATGTAACatagaaaactaaaaatacttACCCAACATATGACAAGAAAAGAGGGAGCTAAACTCATCTCCCTGTAGGTGATCTTCGTTGCACCACGAAATCATCAGCAGAGTAATAATCAGCAATGAGGCGATACATGTATGATGGATTGTGCCCTCCTCTGTGAAGTTGAGTAATTTACAAGTTATCACGCTAATAGGAATAGAGCGAACATGAAATATCAAGACTAGCACGACAGAAttcaaaaattctcaaaaaaacaaactaaaagcATACAGAAGTGAGCTAAAAGTAACATCCATGAATTAGAACGAGGacataaaagaaaagattgCACAATAGAGTGAAGAAGACGTCTTTCAAAGAACTCCAGATTATGCAAAATTTTGATGTCCAGTAAATCctttcttttatgaaatttacgAGAGATTCAAATTTCTTACTTTGTCTTCTAAGCTACATAAACTCATAAAGCAGATATTAAaggtttttttctctctccccttctTTTTTCTGGTTTTCACTGGGGGACAAGGAGGGggatttctttctttaataagTACTCGAGATTTTATTAAAGACAAGGAGGGGGATTACTATCAGATAAAACATCGAGTATGATGCATAGCAAGCTCATtaatgtaaaattttttaagCATTCTAGTCCTGTTACTTACGTGTCAGTAATAAAAAGACTAACGAGTTTTGGTGGCACATAATCAAATGTTGGATTGATCACATGAAGAAGGGGGGAAGCAGTGCCACTTCCAAAATCCATGCAGTCGGAGAACTCTCCAAAATCCAGCAGCTCCGATGGGGATCTCAGCTCATTCAACAAGACCTCGGGATTGTGAGGATACAGAGGACACAACTGTCAAGTAGACAAAACAGCAATCCACAAGATTACCATAAGCAATCACTAGATGATGACGACGACAacaattttaagaaatgagattCAAAAGTAAGGCATTTCCACTTGCTAATAATTAACATGTCAGAAACTTTAGACAAAACAAGTACTTGAACACTCATTGACTCTATTGAGATACACATTGGCCAAAGCAATCACAAAATTTTCTCCGCTTCTTTTGCAATACATGTCAAATGTTTAGGCCACATAGATTTCAGTCATTACTAACTTTTTTCATTCATGACCCACACAACCTGCTCCCTGCTTGGATCCAAACATGTAAAACAAAGATGGACAGCTCATACTATGCTCTATGGTCTATGGACATTGGCATAAACCTGAAtagataaacaaaaaagaaactaaaaatgagtttattttCGAAGAATATATGCTCTGTCTGGCAACTATTAGCATCCGTGTTGAAGGATCTTGATTATCTCGTAAATTTAATGCAGACAAATCTCTTTTGGAAGTACACTAAATTCAACAGTTCTAaaacatttttgtttttagaagttttttttatacAGGTACATTTTTGTTTTCAACACAAAACCGAAATAAGAAGtaaaaaacttaaatactcAAGCTGCATGACCAGAGGGCATAAGCCTTGTATCACAATTTAGAACTAGTATATTTCATAAAACACAATTCCATTATATCCCATCCAAAGTGCATGATCGGTAAACACAAGTGTTTTAACTTCAAGCATAATAAAAGAGCAAGAAATCTAAGAATAGTTCATAAGGAGATCTGATATATCTTTCATTAAAACCTCTAGGGCAAGTGGAGTTGTCATTGTGCCAAATTACCTTGTGACTGCCAGCAAGTACAACAAACGGAACTGCATGCCTTTTAGCTGCAAGTGCAACCATATTCAATCCAACGGGTGCTATGACCCCACCATTGGCCATGACAGCATGTGCTCCAACTATAACCTTAAGGAATTCCCACATGAAGCCAAGAATCAGTCCAACAAATCCATTTATAAAGGAGGAAGAAAAgtcaggaaaaaagaaaagctcAAGATCGTCACTATACCATGTTCACCCGGGAAATCATGGCAAAGACTGCAGAATCAGTAATTAGCGTGGTTTGTAAACCTCTTGTGACCAATTCTTTTGCAAGAAGATGTCCTTGATACCTAATTGCAAAAATAATAAAGGACATTAAAGGAGAACATCAAAACTATAGAGCTAAACATTATTTGTATTCCTTCCAAAAGAAGTAGCCACTTGCACAAACCTTGGAGCACCCTCCGCAACAAACACCCGAAATGACCTCTGTTTTTCCTTCGCCGCACAAAGAAATTCCAAAACTGTTCTTGAACTTCCTAAAGTTAATATTACCTCACTGGGAAAAGATTGCAATTAGAAATGTTATACAATGACGAGAACATCAAGAAGTTAAGACCATAGAAAAAGAATTTTCACACAAGCTGATGTTCGTATGATTGTAGTTTCAGACTGATGGGACAACACAAAAAGATGTAACTTTATAGATGTGTGAGTGCTCTACAAGTATGCAAGGAATATAGAGTAGAAGAACATAGATTATGCTAACAATCAGACTGCAACATCAATCCATGAACAGCTGCAGCACTCATTGTATGTGTTATTCACTCAAACATGAACTATGAATCAAACACACCAATTCACAATCCTCATCAACATATCATACTCATCTAGATATCTATGAAAATCTCGTTACTGTAAGGGATAGCATCGTAATGATTTGAGAAAGGGTAAGCAGTTCGGAGTCGTGCAATAAAAGTCACAGCACTAAAGAGGAGCGTTGTTCATTCTGAGAAATGAATGAGTCGATTAGTTCAGCATGCCAGATGCATCCAACTCAAACATAAGCTAAAGTCGGTTCCCCAAAGTTGACCATTATTCTCATGATTTAAGTCAACGCTAGAATCATGTCACTTAATTTTCAACATTAGAGCTTTTACTGCAGGTTTGGGTTTAAGGAAAAGTATGGATTCATAATCGACTCCACTGTTTTGATGAGTCAAACTGCATATCAAAAGGACTCTGTGTAACGCACCAAAATAAGGCTCAagccacatggcctatactccaaaaggactagtcaataatacaatttttttataagaaataagaGAAGCCAATGATaaaattggagccccattggaatattataaagagcaagaaatattcattcccaagcaatgtgggatcccatacaccacctacccttatcagaATAGGGTATCACATTCTGTTTCTGGCAATTTGCCACCATTATGTATCCACGTCCATGCCAAATTCCATTatccatttaaatattttccctTTAATGATATAAACACAAAAACAGCAGAAGGTTTTAGGCAAACAAATTAACCAGTTCATGCACAACTATTTTGTCTATAGCTCTTAAAAGAGgaaatccaaaaacataaacaaaagctACAGTTATTCTTGAAGAAATTTGATCATGAAAAGCATATTTCTTTGTTAAAGTCCCATCTCTGGCTCCAAGTTTAAATTAAATCCCTCTCCAAATTTTCAGGTCTTTCACCTCAGCATAAAACCCAAAAACTTCCCAAATATGAACACCAACGAACAAACCTCCACAGGAAAATGACAATAAAAATCAGCTGTTGATGAAATTTGAGGATGCATAAATCCCATGAGCATGAAAATTTATGCTTGCAGATATTAATTcatttgtataaaaaataattttttaagtgcATTGTCAACTCAAAATTGTAGAAACCATTTCAAACAAATTTAAGACCATCTTGTAATTTTGAGCTTATGTATGAACACATAATGCTAATACAGAAGAATTCGAGAGCAAAAGGGGAATCTTTTTTATGGGTAAGCTACACAGTTACACCTCACCCTCCACCCAGGTCGTAAGGGGGGAGTAGGTGCCATTTGAGCAACAGCTTGTtggtgaagaaaaaagaaaaattaaatctaaaggcaaaacaaattcaatattgcTAGTTTGAGGAAAAATTACTTTTGATGAATGTGCTCTACTGCTTGCTCGGCAATCTGTTCATGGCAAGTGGCAATATCTTGAATAAGTTCATTAACAGCTTCAATGACATCATGCTTTAACTTCCGAGTTCTTGAACTTTTATCAGCAGCTGCCAAGTAAAAGCATTTATGAACAACC includes:
- the LOC122292085 gene encoding translation initiation factor eIF-2B subunit beta-like, whose translation is MPDVQVLVNDFLNKLKKRKIEGSLATARQTAELLRSVISQQRVPYTNQARALIDAVRAVGEQLIAANPVELAVGNIVRRVLHIIREEDLSLTTAAMAGLGLSAASDDEDDADQDNHPVLSAAAVAAAARSTLRPPSLQTLLEDVPDSAAVPHTSSSGGDSEGKSKSADKSSRTRKLKHDVIEAVNELIQDIATCHEQIAEQAVEHIHQNEVILTLGSSRTVLEFLCAAKEKQRSFRVFVAEGAPRYQGHLLAKELVTRGLQTTLITDSAVFAMISRVNMVIVGAHAVMANGGVIAPVGLNMVALAAKRHAVPFVVLAGSHKLCPLYPHNPEVLLNELRSPSELLDFGEFSDCMDFGSGTASPLLHVINPTFDYVPPKLVSLFITDTGGHNPSYMYRLIADYYSADDFVVQRRSPTGR